In Siniperca chuatsi isolate FFG_IHB_CAS linkage group LG20, ASM2008510v1, whole genome shotgun sequence, the following proteins share a genomic window:
- the vkorc1 gene encoding vitamin K epoxide reductase complex subunit 1, translating into MALPKWERKARIFLCVFGLFLSVYALHVELSRERNPDYRAMCDLGESVSCSKVFTSRWGRGFGLVQFFVAKDSPLNQPNSVLGIIFYTLQMGLGLSLSKKAAMFLVFSSWVSVAGSLYLAAILAFVLGDFCMVCVSTYIINFVLLFTNLKRRRAIEAMKEKAG; encoded by the exons ATGGCACTGCCGAAATGGGAGAGAAAAGCGCGCATATTTCTATGCGTTTTcggtttgtttttgtctgtttatgcGCTTCACGTCGAGCTGTCCCGAGAGAGAAACCCAGATTACAGGGCGATGTGCGACCTCGGGGAGTCTGTGAGCTGCTCCAAAGTTTTTACCTCCAG ATGGGGACGTGGTTTTGGCTTGGTCCAGTTCTTTGTTGCCAAAGACAGCCCTCTGAACCAGCCCAACAGTGTGCTTGGCATCATATTTTACACGCTGCAGATGGGCCTTG gactgtctCTGTCCAAAAAAGCAGCCATGTTTTTGGTCTTCTCCTCCTGGGTGTCTGTGGCCGGCTCACTCTATCTTGCAGCTATTCTCGCCTTTGTTCTGGGGGATTTCTGCATGGTCTGCGTGTCAACATATATTATCAACTTTGTGTTGCTCTTCACCAACCTGAAACGAAGGAGAGCAATTGAAGCCATGAAGGAAAAGGCTGGATAG